GGAGGTGGTATGTACACCATCCAATCCCTGTAACCCCTGAAGGCACAGGTAAGTTACCTTAGGAAGGggcccacaccccacccccaccctggactTCTCTTTCCCAACCTGCTCCTATGGCCTGATAGGGAATCAATACAGTCTATcgacagagaaaagagaagactcGGGCCTGGCTTACAGTTGGTTCTCCACGATGGGGAGATGCCCCCTAAAAGTGGACGAGTGTGGCACTGATGTCCCTCTGGGTCGTCTCTGAAGGACAGTGAAAAATGGAGATCCTAACCAGGGGCAGAACTTCTAGCTGTGTACTTAGCTGTTCACTTGGCTTAGAAGGAGAAATGGCCAGACATGGGATCATATTCTGATTCGTGAGCTTGGCCAATGGTTTGGCAGGATGACCAGGGACTTAGAAGGACAATGATTGGATAATAGGCTCCAAGGAAATTTGGGGGGAAGTATGTGGATAAACATCTCTAAATGGGTGAAATGTGAAGATATTTGTGTCCCAAGAGAATGTCACCAAGGGGTGAGCTCAGCAGAAGAGGATTTTAATAATCAAGTGAGTAGGGCGACCCATTCTGTGAATAGCGTCAGCCTGTTTACACAGACACCACTGCCATCGCCCAATGGGCCCATGGACAAAATGGCCATGGTGGCAGTGATGGAGGTTAGTCATGGGCTCAGCAACGTGGACTTCTGTTCACAAGGACAACCTAGCAACGGCCACTGCTGAGTGCATGGAGACCTCCCCGATGTCTAAATGATTAAGCAGAAGTTAGAAGTTCTTGcatttttcaaagacatttatatttatttaaacttgtGAAAAGTCCCAGAGGCCATCATGCATAGAAGCACATTGAAAAGAAGCCAATTGCCATGAAATAACACTGAAaacaaatttcaattttaaaagtctTGTCTGAAACCTAACAATAAACTTACTGTCAGAGCTGAAGAGGCAAAGATACCCCCTGAAGCTCTCAGAGGGTCTATAGCCCTGCAGACACTTTGGTTTGGATTctggcctccagactgtgagaaaacacatttcctttactttaagccactgggtttgtggtcatttgtttcATCAGCCCCAGGAAACAACCATACCTGGTCTACACAGGGAGCCTTGTGCTCTTATCAGCAACCCAGGAACACAACTAGACTCATGCAGTCAAGATCAGCCTTGACAAGTAGGCTCACTGAACATCCAGGTGGGAAGAGTAAGACACCTGTCAGCtcacagtggttctcagccacCCATCGGGGATGCAAGACCATGTTATATCCCCACAGTCACAGTGGTTCTCGGCCACCCATCAGGGCCGCAAGGTTGTGTTATACCCCCACAGTGTCCACCTAGATCTCCGGAGTCCACAAGCTCAACAGGATGCTGGGCTCCCAGGGAAATCAGCAGGCCAAGGTAAGAGAAGTTTAAGAAACCCACATGGCTTACCAGAGGTGTCACCAGAGCAGTGGATTAAGGATTTGCCAAGCAGAAAAGGGAACTCCAGAAGGTTTGCTACCATTTCCCTCCCTTGCCAGTCATCTGTCATGTCAGTGAGGCCCCAGCCAGGGTCCCACACCAGAGACAAGGGACACCTGACAGAGAAGCATTCCctcacacacaaacatgcactcCAAACatgttttgcttccttctctttttatttaacttgTGATTATTCACATGTTCTTTACTCTTCAGTGCCACTTTCACTCGATGACATCAAGTGTCCCCTGTTTTTCCCTGTGAGGGAGAAAAGAGCATGAGAAAGAGATGGGGGGAGACCCGGGAGACCATGGAGGTCTTGGTTGTGGCACCAGACCCCTCCTCATACTAGGGATACTGATGGCCTTTTGTCACTGACGTCCTGACTTCTGACAACAAGTCCTCTTGCTACAGGGCTGGCCCCCAGAGTCAGGTCTCCTGGGGCAGCTTGGCTCTCCTTTGGTCACTCAAGCGCAGGAGGGTAGTCCTGGCCTGTACTTCCTGGACCACCATCCACATTGTCCCAGGAAGTCTGGGATCCTTTGTCACATGATCATCACACTGCCCTGGGTGTCAACCTAACTTGCAGGACAAATGAAGCTTCCAGGGACATGAGCTGCATTTGCAAACAAAAAGCCTTCTGGTGCTTGAGAAGCTCTTTTGTTGGGGAACAGGCCAGAAAACAGTCTCAGGTGGGGTCAGCCATTCACCAGGGAGGGGGGCAGCCCCCCTTATCTtttcctgcccacctctccaaTGTGAGTCAGACCATTCCTAGAGGTGGCGAGAGTGAGATCCTAGAAAAGGATGCTTGATATCTtgtatatagtattttttaatgtttagaaacATTCTTTTAGTTTAAATgccctttttatgtattttctgttgCTTCCCTGTCAAGATGTATACAAGGCTTCACCCCTCCATCTGATCTTGGCTGCAATGTTACCCTCTCCAAGAAGTGTGTCTTTGCCCAGAATTAAAATTAACACAACCTGTCCTGGTACTGCTCTCCCGTTCCCCGATTTGTTTTTCCCATAGCATGGCCGCCATCTGGCATAGTGTTCCATTATGTTTGTTCAGGCTGCTATTGTGTCTCTCCACACAGCAGCACTGAATCTATCATGAATCAGATCatgaatctttgttttgttcacctcTCCGTCCTCAGCACTCGGACAGGACCTGGCACAGGGTAGGCACATCATAAAATCTGCTGCCcaactgaattaataaatgatgTACACAACTTATATGTGAATACATTCTCATAGTTTTAAGAGTCAAGCAGCAGAGATAAAGTAAGGAtccctttcttttattctacCTGCACCCCTCCAAGAAACTATTAattatcctttttctttatcTATGCATGTACTtaattatgtgctttttttttttttttttttacttttacaaaagtgGTGCCACATCATCTATTTGTAAAATGCCTTTTTCCTGGCTCACTCATTGCAACACGTTTGCCAGTTTTCTGGAACTTCTGTCCTGCAAGGGCACCCGTTGCACTAAAAGCCCAAGAAGAACCATGCTGACCCTCTAAAACTCTCAGTCTACAAACCAAATAGCAAGACTTTGACAACCCATTGATCTGAGAACTCTTTTAAAACAGCaaactgcaggggcgcctgggtggcgcagtcggttaagcgtccgacttcagccaggtcacgatctcgcgctccgtgagttcgagccccgcgtcaggctctgggctgatggctcagagcctggagcctgtttccggttctgtgtctccctctctctctgaccctcccccgttcatgctctgtctctctctgtcccaaaaataaataaaaaacgttgaaaaaaaaattttaaaaaaaacaaaacagcaaactgCATACTGCACCACAGTGTGCCATAGCAGGGGCCACTTTCTTTCTGGCTTCACTGTTGACGAGAGACCTGATCAGTTGTTACCCCCAATTCTTCATAGGACTTACATCGCCCATCTCTCTCCTGTCCACAGGTACAGAGATACCAACAAACGAAGGTATTTGAAACACTTTTCCATTCTTACCCTTCTGGATTTTAAGACCATTCATTGTGTGCCTGAATTCGTCATTGGTCttctaggaaaagaaagaacaatgttGACAAGCATGAGATTTTTTTGGCAAAgtactgaaaagagaaagaacaaaacgtACAGCAATCCATGCCACACTCACCATGTCACCAAAGCTATTCATTGCCATTGTGAAGCTGTGTTTCCCTTGATTGTATTCCCGATTGTGCTCTTCAATCATCTTCAGATTCGTCTCCCACACTGCTCTCCTCCATCCTTCTTCATCCTAAAGGCAAACATATAACTTAccatctttatgtctttttaaaatcgGCTCACCTGTGCCAAGTAAATGTGCTGACAGAAAGGGGGAGAACCCACAGCCAGGGATGGCCTGATGCTTCTGGGAGCTGTTCTCCAGCAACCACACAGCAGGACATATGCCCACATTGTGCGCAGTCACGGGGCCCTGCTTACTGCCTTTGTAAGAGCGGCCTCAAGAAGCTACTTTCTGCTACGAACTGCCACCAGCACAGATTGTCCTCTGTTGGTCCCCCTGGACAGGTTAGATGTTACCAACCACATTATATATTTTCCCATGTGCCGCTTTCCACTGGAACCATTGTGCATCTAAATTTGGATCGACTTGTGGAGCAGCTGAAGCTATTCCCAGGCAAAGGGCGGCCAGGAAGAGTGAAGGATGCATGTTTCAAAAACCTAGGcagcaaaaagaaatgagtttcCTATTAGACCAAACCATCTAAAAAGCCATACTCTTTTCTTCTGAGATGTTAGAGCCTCTAAAGTGGAACTGCATTTATCCTCCCAAGTGTCTTACAGAGGGCTGTGGAGGAAGGCTGAGGGTTTGGGATGTTCTGGGGGcctgctgccctcctccccacctgtcACCTTCCCGCAGCTTTCAGGGTACTTGGATCTTGACGCAGGGAGGGGTGGGCCCCGCAGCCAGTCGTGTGGGGATAAGGCTACCGCGTCTGGTAGTGCCAGTCCAGAGGACAGTGCCTCCTGGGAGCCCCCGAGCCCCCGACCCCCAAGGCTGACCGCCATGCTGGTTCCCAGAGTGGCCCCTCTGCTCAGGCCCGGCGTGGGAAGATCACCTGTGGCAGCTGCAACTGGACAGGCACAATCAGAGGCGCAGATCCGAGGGTCTCACAGCCTGATGGTGGGTCCTAAACCTCCCATTTAACGCCCGGAATTCTACCCTGCTGGCCCCGCCTCCACCACATTCCTTCGCCACGATTGGCTGAGCTGGCCTGTGGGCGGGGCCTCTGTGCCCTGGAATTCAGATCAAAGGACCAACATACTGGATTCCACCTGGTCCCAGAGCAGCCTGAGCCGGCCTCAGGGCACTCAGGGGAGTCGAGCTGGGGGACCAAGGACAGCGCTGAGGCGGTggaacagaggatccagagcCTCCCTGGGGACCGGATTTACTAGTTACCCCGAATTCATGGGATCTGCCGGTGGTTCACCGAAAAGAAGCTTGCAAGAAGTCCCAAGTGGGTTTTCAGCGTCACTCTGCGTGTCCTTTAGTCCTACAGTTTGGGATGAAGATCTCTAGGAAGGCTGAGAACAGGATAATCTAGTCTAGTGGTTTCTGTTTATTCCACGCaaaggtggggcagggagaggaatgCAGCGCCCACCAGGGGGAGATGTTATCAATGTCTCAGGATGAATGCCTCTGGGTTATGGAAGAATCTGGAGTGAAGTGGAAGTCCCCAAAATACAGGACGCCAGGGCAAGACCTAATCTTCGGAAGGAAAGTGGTTGGGCAGAAGGGGTGTCCAAGAAAGGCGTGGCATTTTGTTATGCTTCTGTCCTGCCTCGCCCAGTCACGGATTCTTCCCTCTCAAGCCTTTCTCAAAACCGACAGAAACAAgttatttacagaaaaatctgcttaataaaaggaggaaaggcagaatGTAGAAACTGCTTTTTCCTCCCAACTCTCTGTGTTATGTTCCTCAGTATCcaatgtattttttcaaagatttaattTAAGAACTTTGCTTTAATGACTTCGACTTCAATGATTTTTACTCTAATTTACAATTAATgtcaggatttatttattttttacaattttattgtgaagaaatatacataacatttatCCTTGTAATATTTGCAAGCATATactcagtggcattaattacattcaaaaaaaatttttttttagatagcaAGGCTTTATTTATTAGATATGAATTTTTACAATCACACAAAAACAGTTCTACCCATCGTTGATATAGTACTATGTGGACACATTTTGATTAATGTCAAGATTTAAATGACAATCTGTGAAAACGTTTTAGATGGAgggaaaatatatacaataaatattaatttatataattaggaatttaaggaacaaagcCAGAAACATACATGTTTGtccttttttattacttaaaagatagatttattatataaaatacccataagaaaaagaatcatcatgacctcccttcccttcccacatcACTTTTTTCTCTGTGCAAATTTTGAATTCTTCTGATAAAAATTGAGTCATAGTTTATGTGGATTAGTAATCTAATTTCCGTTTAAGATTAAATTAACAAACCTTTTAGAAGTATAATCATGCATATTTTTTTACTGGGGTAATATGTACATAacattaaaatatccattttaattattttcaagtgtacatttcAATGGCATCATGTACACtcacattgctgtgcaaccatccccaccatccatctTTAGATCTTTTTTATCTCACCAAACCGAAAGTGTACCAGTTAAACAATAACTCTCCATTCACCAGTCCCTGGTACCCCCATGGCATTTTCCATCTCGATGAACTCGAAACATGTACCTCACACTTAAGTGGAATCTTGTACTATTTGTCCTTGCCTGAGTTCTTCACTTAACACAATATCTTCAgcgttcatccatgttg
Above is a window of Panthera tigris isolate Pti1 chromosome D4, P.tigris_Pti1_mat1.1, whole genome shotgun sequence DNA encoding:
- the LOC102969869 gene encoding procathepsin L-like isoform X2, which codes for MHPSLFLAALCLGIASAAPQVDPNLDAQWFQWKAAHGKIYNVDEEGWRRAVWETNLKMIEEHNREYNQGKHSFTMAMNSFGDMTNDEFRHTMNGLKIQKGKNRGHLMSSSESGTEE
- the LOC102969869 gene encoding procathepsin L-like isoform X1, with translation MHPSLFLAALCLGIASAAPQVDPNLDAQWFQWKAAHGKIYNVDEEGWRRAVWETNLKMIEEHNREYNQGKHSFTMAMNSFGDMKTNDEFRHTMNGLKIQKGKNRGHLMSSSESGTEE